In Methylobacterium sp. WL1, the sequence GGCGTTTTCATTGTAGCCGACCGTCTTATTAATCTCGATTTTTCTTTTGATATAGCGTTCTATACTATCTGTGCTGTAAGTTTTGATGGCGGCCCGTAAATCGTCGGGGCTTTGTATCGAAGTTATCTCCAAAATTGAACGGCTGATTGATATTGTCTTTTTTCGTTTGCTGTAGGGCAGTGTTTGATTTTTTCTGAGTGCAGCCAAAATATGTGACACTGCAAGTTTGCCAACATGGGCAAGCTCAAATTTTATTGGTCTCTCCAGTCCACGGTCTAAGCCGAAAGCAAAAAATGTGGGCTTGATTTCTCTTGCCATTCGCTCGGCATTAGACAACTTAATGCATATTGCATTAAACTGTTTTTGCGATGTTTTTACTTGAAAAAAGCACTAATGGCTGGCGGGCGGTGGTCTGCAGATCCAGTAAATGCTGTGTCTAGCGGGAATTGAACGAAAAAATCCCACCCCGCCATATCTTCGTCCGACGAATTGCAGATAAGGCCCGCATCGGAGCAGAGAAGGCTAAAAGATTTTTCTCCACGCGTGCCTCGGTGAGTCATCTGATGGAATGCCTCAATCGTCCATCTTCAGCGCCGCGATGAACGCCTCCTGCGGGATCTCCACGCGCCCGAACTGGCGCATCTTCTTCTTGCCTTCCTTCTGCTTGTCCAACAGCTTGCGCTTGCGCGAGATGTCGCCGCCGTAGCACTTGGCGGTGACGTCCTTGGACAGGGCCTTGATCGTCTCGCGGGCGATGATCTTGCCGCCGATGGCCGCCTGGACCGGGATCTGGAACAGGTGGCGGGGGATCAGGTCCTTCAGCTTCTCGCACATGGCCCGGCCGCGCGATTCGGCGCGGGTGCGGTGGACCAGCATCGACAGGGCGTCCACCGGCTCGGCGTTGACCAGCAGCGACATCTTCACGAGCTCGCCCTCGCGGTAGTCGGAGACGTGGTAGTCGAACGAGGCGTAGCCCTTAGAGATCGATTTCAGCCGGTCGTAGAAATCGAACACCACCTCGTTCAGCGGCAGGTCGTAGACCACCATGGCGCGCTTGCCGACGTAGTTGAGGTCGATCTGGACGCCGCGGCGGTCCTGGCAGAGTTTCAGCACGCCGCCGAGATACTCGTCGGGGGTCAGGATCGTGGCGCGGATCCACGGCTCCTCGATCAGCTCGATCTTCATCACGTCCGGCATGTCGGCCGGGTTGTGCAGCTCCTTGAGCGTGCCGTCGCGCATCTTCAGGCGGTAGACCACCGAGGGCGCGGTGGAGATCAGGTCGAGGTTGAACTCGCGCTCCAGCCGCTCCTGGATGATCTCCAGGTGCAGCAGGCCGAGGAAGCCGCAGCGGAAGCCGAAGCCCAGCGCGGCCGAACTCTCCATCTCGTAGGAGAAGGACGCGTCGTTGAGCCGGAGCCGGCCCATGGCCGCGCGCAGGTTCTCGAACTCGGCGGCGTCCACCGGGAACAGGCCGCAGAACACGACCGCCTGGACTTCCTTGAAGCCCGGCAGCATCGAGGTGGTCTGGCGCTTGTCCTCGGTCAGCGTGTCGCCGACGCGGGTGTCGGCGACCTCCTTGATCGAGCCGGTGAAGAAGCCGACCTCGCCCGGGCCGAGCTCGCCGATCTCGGCCATCTTCGGACGGAACACGCCGATCCGGTCGACGCCGTGGACGGCGTCCGCGCCCATCATCCGGATGGTCATGCCTTTCTTGAGCACGCCGTCGATGATGCGCACCAGCACGACGACGCCGAGATAGGCGTCGTACCAGCTGTCCACCAGCAGGGCCTTGAGCGGCGCGCTCCGGTCGCCCTTGGGCGGCGGCAGGCGGGTCACGATCGCCTCCAACACCGCCTCGATGTTCAGGCCGGTCTTGGCCGAGATCGGCACCGCGTTCGAGGCGTCGAGGCCGATCACCTCCTCGATCTGCTCCTTGACCCGCTCCGGCTCGGCGGCCGGCAGATCGACCTTGTTGAGGACCGGCACGATCTCGTGGTTGGCGTCGAGCGCCTGGTAGACGTTGGCCAGCGTCTGCGCTTCGACGCCTTGGGAGGCATCCACCACCAGCAGCGAGCCCTCGCAGGCGGCGAGCGAGCGCGACACCTCGTAGGCGAAGTCCACGTGGCCGGGCGTGTCCATCAGGTTGAGGATGTAATCCTTGCCGTCCTCGGCCCGGTATTCCAGGCGCACGGTCTGCGCCTTGATGGTGATGCCGCGCTCCTTCTCGATATCCATCGAGTCGAGCATCTGCTCGCTCATGTCGCGCAACGCCACGGTGCCGGTGGCCTGGATCAGCCGATCCGCCAGGGTCGATTTGCCGTGGTCGATATGCGCGACGATCGAGAAGTTGCGGATGTTGTCGATCGGGGTTGTCATCGGCATTCCGTTCGGGCGCGCGACGGCGCGCACCGTCTGACGTCTGGGCGTGTTCGGATGGGTCGGCTCACGCGCGAGATAGCAGTGCCGCGCAGACGCGCCAAGCGCGGGGGCCGACCCGCTGCGACCGGGGGGGCCAGAACGACGAAGCGGGAGCCAGTACGAACCGGCCCCCGCCCGTCGGCAGTGCTCCGCCGATGCCGGCGGCTATGACGAGCGTTCAGCGGCCGCGGTCGCGGATCAGGCGCTCGATCTCGGCCTCGCCGTGGGTCCGGGCCTTCGACTCGGTCGGGTGCTTCCGATCCGAGCGCTGGTGCAGCTTGCCGTGCTTGCGGATGCTCCACTGGAACATCGCGCCGCTTTCGCCGACCGGCTGCACATCGAGGCTGAAGGGATAGGTGTCTGTCTGGATCTCGCTCATCGCGCGGATATGGTGCACCGGGCGGCACTTCGCCATGCCCCGGGGTGATCTCCCGCCCCGATGTCCCCGCTCAGGCCCCGCCGCGCGCCTGCGCCGCCATGGCGACGAGGTGCCTGCGCAGGCCGCCCATGTCGGAGACGCGCTCGGGAAAGACCACCCGCGCCGTCCGGTCGCCGGCCATCAGGTCGAGCCCCTCCGGGTCCAGCCCGCTCAAACGCCACGGCAGCCCAGCCTCCGCACCCGCCGCGGCGGCGTAAAGCGCCAGCGCGTCGGAGTGGTCGGCGTTCATGTGCTCGACCGCCCCGGCCTCGCCAGCGACCACGGCCTCCGCCCCGGTGAGGTCGAGGAGCAATTCTTCGCGGGTCAACGTGGCGGCCTTCGCGAAACCGCCGTTCAGGTGTCCAGACTTCGCGGTCACTGCGAAGAACCCGAAATCCGGAAAGTCGGCGTAGAGCTTGGCCTTCGGATGGCGGGCCAGGAAACGCGCCCGCGCCCGCGCCGCCTCGGTCTGCACGGCGGTGCCGACCACGGTGAGCCGCGGATGCGCCAACGGATCGCCCTTGCCGCCCTGCGAGAACAGCATCGAGCACCGCGGATCCGCCAGCAGGTTGCGGGTGTGGGCCGAGAGCCGCGACAGCAGCATCAGCGGCGTGCCGTCCTGGTCGGTGGCGATCGTCACCAGCGACGCGAACGGCGTCCCCTCCGCATCGAGGGTCGCCAGCGCCCCGGAACGGATGCTTCGCAGCAGCATCCGCGACAACCCGATGGCGTCGAATGGCGCCTCGCCCGCGGGCAGCGGACGGGCCA encodes:
- the lepA gene encoding translation elongation factor 4, translated to MTTPIDNIRNFSIVAHIDHGKSTLADRLIQATGTVALRDMSEQMLDSMDIEKERGITIKAQTVRLEYRAEDGKDYILNLMDTPGHVDFAYEVSRSLAACEGSLLVVDASQGVEAQTLANVYQALDANHEIVPVLNKVDLPAAEPERVKEQIEEVIGLDASNAVPISAKTGLNIEAVLEAIVTRLPPPKGDRSAPLKALLVDSWYDAYLGVVVLVRIIDGVLKKGMTIRMMGADAVHGVDRIGVFRPKMAEIGELGPGEVGFFTGSIKEVADTRVGDTLTEDKRQTTSMLPGFKEVQAVVFCGLFPVDAAEFENLRAAMGRLRLNDASFSYEMESSAALGFGFRCGFLGLLHLEIIQERLEREFNLDLISTAPSVVYRLKMRDGTLKELHNPADMPDVMKIELIEEPWIRATILTPDEYLGGVLKLCQDRRGVQIDLNYVGKRAMVVYDLPLNEVVFDFYDRLKSISKGYASFDYHVSDYREGELVKMSLLVNAEPVDALSMLVHRTRAESRGRAMCEKLKDLIPRHLFQIPVQAAIGGKIIARETIKALSKDVTAKCYGGDISRKRKLLDKQKEGKKKMRQFGRVEIPQEAFIAALKMDD
- a CDS encoding DUF2470 domain-containing protein; amino-acid sequence: MGETSTTASEQREMARPLPAGEAPFDAIGLSRMLLRSIRSGALATLDAEGTPFASLVTIATDQDGTPLMLLSRLSAHTRNLLADPRCSMLFSQGGKGDPLAHPRLTVVGTAVQTEAARARARFLARHPKAKLYADFPDFGFFAVTAKSGHLNGGFAKAATLTREELLLDLTGAEAVVAGEAGAVEHMNADHSDALALYAAAAGAEAGLPWRLSGLDPEGLDLMAGDRTARVVFPERVSDMGGLRRHLVAMAAQARGGA